The following proteins are encoded in a genomic region of Triticum dicoccoides isolate Atlit2015 ecotype Zavitan chromosome 1B, WEW_v2.0, whole genome shotgun sequence:
- the LOC119344860 gene encoding dirigent protein 1-like — protein MAAPHRASPAQLLPFLAPLVALLFLAAATTTATAAADGGGYAGNGNGAMTHLHFYFHEIYTAGPNGTAAAVASPPAGASGSAFGFGYVGVVDDMLREGADPASRLIGRAQGLTAGASLSEGAITTLLNFVFTDGPYNGSTLAMFGRAVLGSVMERPIVGGTGAFRMARGYTQSRMVKSADPENLLVLEYDAYVLH, from the coding sequence ATGGCGGCTCCTCATCGTGCAAGCCCAGCCCAGCTGCTACCATTCCTCGCGCCACTCGTCGCCTTACTCTTCCTCGCGGCGGCAACCACCACGGCAACAGCGGCGGCAGATGGTGGTGGGTACGCCGGCAACGGCAACGGCGCCATGACGCACCTCCACTTCTACTTCCACGAGATATACACCGCGGGGCCGAacggcacggcggcggcggtggcatccCCGCCGGCGGGCGCCAGCGGCTCGGCCTTCGGGTTCGGCTACGTCGGCGTGGTCGACGACATGCTCCGCGAGGGCGCCGACCCGGCGTCCCGCCTGATCGGCCGCGCGCAGGGGCTCACCGCGGGCGCCTCGCTCTCGGAGGGGGCGATCACGACGCTGCTCAACTTCGTGTTCACGGACGGGCCGTACAACGGCAGCACGCTGGCGATGTTCGGCCGCGCGGTGCTGGGCTCGGTGATGGAGCGGCCGATCGTCGGGGGCACCGGCGCGTTCCGGATGGCGCGCGGGTACACGCAGAGCCGGATGGTCAAGTCCGCGGACCCCGAgaacctgctcgtcctcgagtacgacGCCTACGTCCTCCACTAG